Below is a genomic region from Zea mays cultivar B73 chromosome 9, Zm-B73-REFERENCE-NAM-5.0, whole genome shotgun sequence.
CATGCCCACAAGAAAATGCCTAGagcttccatagtactcacaCCCTGGCTTGGAAGCAGACCATAATTTTCCACCAATGTATCATGCAATCGTCTAAAAACAGTTTGTCGCATGCGAAACATGTTGAAGCAGTCGTTACTATTCTCCAACGTTCTCTCAACCCATTGAATACCAGTTTCAACCATTGTTCTTCTAGGAACCTGACTGAAAGGTCTGCCCCAAATGTCTACAGCATATAGAGCAACAAGCAATTCTGCATCTCTGTCATCCATTTCATGATCATATGTGTGTGCAGCAGGGTCACACATCTGCATGCACACAAACAACAGCCACATATTCATATGTAACCACAATTTATAAGGCACATATTAATGTAGAAGCACAGTTTACAAGCCACATATTCATGTATCATAGGTGACAGAAAGTTCATAGATTCACATTGTTCACAAACTTACAACTCTGATTATTGAAATACACGTTCAACTCGAATATTTGGAAAAttgtttgaaagggaaaatgatgcGTACGAAAAGTTTATGTTCTAAGACGACAATCCTCATCAAAGTGAAACGACATGACTCATAAAACAGACACAACTAACATAATACTCAACATAAGCCTCTGTTGTCGGACGACCAGCATCTAATTGGACTTTTTAAGATATATCTCGTAAGCTTTGCGAAGCCAAGCGTTCCTTCCTTCTTCTGTCTTCAGTGATGCAAATACATCTATATACTTTTTCTCAATCAACAGATGAGTGGCAAACAAATGTAGGTCGCTGCCTTCTGGTGATCCATCATCGATAACTTGTTGCAACTGCGCAATAACCTCAACACGAACTGGGTCCGTGTCAGCAGAGGTAATGGACTTGTTAGTGGTCATTGAACGCGACTCAAAAGCCTCCACTAGGCGTTTCATGTACTCTTCCCTCGAatcttttttcttctttggtttAGGAGAATCATGCCGCATCTTACGCTTCCCAGTCGCATTTGTGCATGGGTCAGGTGTGTTGTTTTCACCCCCACCTAAAGTGGCTTCCAAATGATCATCAGATGATGAATTAGCATCCTCGACGCCAGGAACAAGGGTTCTTTCATTTGTGCAGACAATGGGTCCAAACATAACCTTTAGCTCGTCCTCATTCTCTAGGGGGCTGTTTTGAACATAATACAACCTGGCATTGCCTGCAGCAACATGGTAGTTCCTAGTTTCAGATGGCCAATACTATTGTTAGTCTACAAAAAAAAGATCTACTTACTTCATTTTGCTTAGCCCACCACTCATCTGGCGCACTGATTGAACCAgtatgagggtctcgaccaagaccTGTAGCCCTTTCATTAAGAGTTTTCCACTGTGTGAACATTCTCTTTAAGGAGTCCcacctattcttcatttgatccCTGGTGTAAGTGCGACCAGTGCGTTCCTTAAACTTCCTTATGAGGTTAGCATACCCTTCTGCATTAAGAAAGTGTTGTGGCCTGTTCCGGGCATTGACCTCTTCTACACAAATTTCTCTGTAAATTTTTGTTGCTCTACTATCCCACTTTGCAATCACTTTGCCAGACTTGTCCATCTAGTGCAAAACAAGTGTagagttttgaaaatacgtagtgGTCTCGGATTAAGAAGAAAACAAAAACAACACTGAACTGACCATAATAACATAAGGTAGTACCATAAGTAGTAAAATTTGGATTTCCTTAATTACACAAAGACAACGTTAATTAAAGAGGTACTGGACACAAAAGGACAGGGAAGACATTTACACCAGCCCATTAAGCAAAAGCCTGATCATATCCCTGTTTCACTAAGTCCTTACTACAAGCCGAACCAAGTTCTAACTAAAGGAAGGCATCTGATCGCAGTCATATTCAATTCCCCAAAACCTTTCGAAGTGCTCGGCAAAGTCCCAGTCTGGACTAAGGTTGTCTTCACCAGGGGGTGGTGAGGACAACTCTGAGGGTTCGTAGTTGCTCTCAAGCTGGTGGGTTACGTTGTTGACCTTGtccaaatactcttggaaaaccaGAGAATCTTGCTCCATCATGCAAGCAATGTCCTCCAATGCTACACGAAGTTTGGTAGCGTCAAAGGAGGTCAACCCGCGTCCTGGACGGATTGTTTCCCGAGCTACGGAATAAATCTTGTCTGCAATCtcttgcatccttccaattgccttgtcggctatggagtctgctgaatccatctgatgtggatttaGGTGGTTAGTGAACTAGACAAGGGGACAATCTACTAACTTCCATTTATTCACATGATTTGTGTGCTAAGATGGACAAACTTTGGTTGAAGGTACTAACATACATGTAGTAACTAACACAGTATGAACTCAACCCTGAACATACAAAAGGTTGTGACAAACAAAGTAATAAAGACCCCGAGTAAACCATACAAACTACAGGTAGTAACTAACAAAGTATGAACTAATCCGTCAACAAATAATAGTGACACAACAGATGAATGGTATCCCAATTAAACCATAAACAAAAATTGGCTCAGCACCTGTTGACAGTAAAGTGCGCAACAAATTGAGTATCACATTACCTTGGTTGCACTGGATCTTGGAACCGAAGAAGAAGACCTCCGAGTTGATACGGATATCTAAAGGCGACAATGCACAAAAAATTAGTTTAGTACGTCGATCCATAACAGTAATGATGCACTGAATAAACTGGAGATCAGTCGGTAGTGGTTCAGCCTAAACAAATAGCAAACGGGGCAGGACGAACCCTAGCAACACGAGAGGAGGGGGCGGCGAGGGTCGGGATCGAGGCGAGGTACACCGTACCTGGGAAGATGACGACGCGACGTGGGGGAGCAGTGGAACCTTCACGACGAAGTAGCGGCGCCGGTGTGGGTGCGGTAACCCTAGCGACAGTAAAGGGTCAACGAATGTCCGAGGCGGTGGCGGTGAATGAGAGGGTCCGGATGGAGGAGAGAGCCCGTACCTGCGAAGACGAAGACGGGGGGAGAGGTTCCTTCGCGACGGGGCTGCGGCGCCGACGTGGGTGCGCGAACCCTAGAAAAGATGGGAATGAGACGCGGCGTAGGGGAACAGACGGTTGGGATGGAGGAGTTCGCGGATGGAGGTCGGCcatacctgcgaagacgacggcggcggcgcgttgGGTGCGCGGTGGCGGTGCGTGCTTGGGCGAGTACCGTAGCGAAGTGGACAGACTTCTATCTGAAGCCAAGTGAAGGCCGCTTCCAGCGGACCGTGCGCGGGGGGCTTCTTACCAAAGCGCGTCGAGCAGAAGCCGCGCCAAAATCTGAGTGTTTGCTTCTAGCTTCTGcttctggcggccagaagccgaccagaagctgaaccaaacagccaCCTAATCATTCCCAACCAAACCGTAATAGACCTTTATTTGGTTTCTCATTTAAAAGCCCATTAATTCACGTTTCTTTACCCTAACATTTTCACCGCTCCAACGCAGTCATCGTTGTTTTCTCGAATCTGGCCATCCTCATCTACCTCGCAGCGTCGGTGCCCTATCTTCTGTTCCTTCTCTTTCCCGTGCTCGGCGCGCAGGCGGCGGCCCCATCTTTCGCTTCCTCCCTTCCTCCACCACCACTCACCCCTTGATCCGTTCCGCCTCCTAAATCCGGCGATGCCAAGCAACCCCACTCATGTCGTTCTCAAAACCCTACCTGACTAATCCATCTAATTACAAGGTTGTCGGCTTTGCGTTGGGAGCACCGGGTCAGGGGACGGGCAAAGGATCAGATCGACAGCCGCACGAGCATTGAGCAATATGGCTGCTATGTAGGATGCAACTGGACATCACCGTCCGCCCGTCTAGCTGTTGCTGCGGAAGTCCCGATGCTTCATGCCACCGTGATGGTGGCTGGTTGATCTCTGTCAGTTTCTACTACTACTTTAATGATGGGTAAGAGATTAGGTGGTTGTACTATACCAAAGATTAATGTGTTTTACTGGCCGTCAAGTTTCCCTTAAATTAATGCCTAATTGCATTTGTTGGGGTTACATACTAATGCCTTGAAAGGATTGTGTAATATTCCAAAATATTGTGTTCATTTTCATAAGTAAAATTTGATTGGGTGAAGTTGATTTTCACATATATTTGAGATATGTTTAGAAAAGCCTTGATGAACTTGGTTATTTAGTATAGTTCGGCTTCACAAATCACAATGTTTAGAATCTTTTTATACGCATGGGGCTTATATGATGAATCTTCATTGCTCCACTACTATTTGACATAAAATATGTTTAGAATGTTTTTTATAATTGGGCTTTCACAATGTTtagattcttttattcttataatgTATGTTTTTATGACACATACTCATAGTTTTTACCATCAGTTGCTAATGATCCTTCAGTTCATTAACGAACTTTTAGGTGGTTGTGCTTGATCGGTGGTGTTCTCATGCCTTTTGTTTTATGTCTGTAGGATATCAAAAGCAGCGAAGAGGCCTGGGCTTTCAATAACTAGAGAAAGCCAGTGCTCAATGGTGCCATCCGGTTTAGCCGCACCAGGTTCAGACGGCTATAAAAGACCCCCAGGCCACCAAGGATTAGGTTTCAGCGGTGGTGGTGGTTCCCTCGGGCGGGTGAGAGGGACAGCGGTGTCCTCGGGCGTGCGAGCGACGACGCTCCCAAGGGCTAGCAGCGGTGGCGCGTTGAGGCGAGCGACCGGGGGCGACGCTCCTATAGCTGGCGGGCAAGCATCGACGGCGCTCCCGAACCGGACGAGCGGCGGCGGCGCACCCTAGGCCCGATGGTGACGGCGGTCGCGCGAGGCGCGGTAGGCTTCGACAACAGCGACAATGGATCTTGAAGGAGTGCACGTGGCGGCAGATTCCAGAGGCGcgtgtgtaggaaacgggtgacgcttaagagggggggtgaattaggacttctaaaactttattcttctaggccacaattaaatccctagagcaaaaacctatgcaagtaatcaaactagaatgtgcaaactaggttttgtctaagtgttgctatctctaccgcaaaggctaagtttcaatctacactagataagtatgaatacaagattgaaacttaaatgcttaatataaatgcggaaacttaaagagcaaagtagagaagcaaactctcgtggatgatgccgatatttttaccgaggtatccggaacagtgcaaggtcccgactaatcctcgttggtgcccctatgcaaagggaagcccacgtgagggccaagcacctcggtcgagtaactccgtagagagtcgcgggccttctccacgggcaagtggtgagagcacctagaggggggggggtgaataggtgatcctgtaaaacttaaacttatagccacaaaaacttggttaatcgttagcacaataattgccaagtggctagagaggagccaagacacaataaccacaagaaatcaatcacagagatgacacggtggttatcccgtggttcggccaagtacaaaacttgcctactccacgttgtggcgtcccaacggacgagagttgcactcaactcctctcaagtgatccaatgatcaacttgaataccacggtgttcttctttactttgatcttttcccgtttgcgaggaatctccacaacttggagtctctcgcccttacaattgagtttcacaaagaagcacggagtaagggagggaagcaacacacacaaatccacagcaaaatgcgcacacacacggccaagaaacgagctcaaaagactatctcaaagttcacactagaacgagctcgaatcactgagaatgacaaacgaatgcgcaaggactgagtgtggatgatcaagaatgctctaaggttgcttgggtatcttctccatgcgcctaggggtcccttttatagccccaaggcagctaggagccgttgagagcaaatctggaaggccatccttgccttctgtcgtcgggtgcaccggacagtccggtgcacaccggacagtgtccggtgcccgatttatttccttaaacagcgcagccgaccgttgccgaccgttgcagatctggcgcaccggacagtccggtgtgcaccggacagtccggtgcctccttccgaccgttggccagaccacgtgtcgcgcgcagattccgcagccgaccgttggctcggccgaccgttggctcaccggacagtccggtgcacaccggacagtccggtgaattttagccgtacgccgtcggcaaattcccgagagcagcctcttcgcccgaggcagcctggcgcaccggacactgttcggtgaaccaccggacagtccggtgccccagaccgaaacagcctgttggctgtacacagccaacattctccttttcttcttctctctgtttctaacacttagacaaatatattagtacacaaaaccaatgtactaaggcttagaaacatacctttacttgtgatttgcactttgttcatccatgggcatagattcacatttaagcacttgtgttggcacttaatcaccaaaatacttagaaatggcccaaaggcacatttccctttcaatctccccctttttggtgatttatgccaacacaacataaagcaactaaaacaagtgcaaaatcacttcaaatagaactcaaatctattttgattcacttttggcatatatggatcatcctttgccaccacttggtttgtttttgcaaatcaaactcaaatctctatctctaagtcaaacacacatgttgaagcacaaagagagtcattccaaaagagattgatcaaagatttcaaaaactccccctttttcccataatcactacttctccccacaagaagccaacttttgacaaaagagacaatgctagagttattctactattttcaaagtttctcaagtggtagctgatccatttattgctttggcctttattttctccccctttggcatcaagcaccaaaacaggatcaatcttggccctttaaccccattgcctcaccaaaatcttcaataagaatacaaaggcaataagagttcatgagatggacttggaataagttaccctctcatcggagtgcagtggaagtctttcatggtccaagtccaccgtttccctttcaattctcctttgagactaaatcaagcaaactcaagcatatagttagtctcaaagggtcaagttgtaacacatctccccctaaacatgtgcatcactttgcaacggacttgtgaggtccagggagtgtttgtacaacttgagcaccacaataagcaacaaaatgcagaatgaacatgatcaaaggcataaacacatgtatgctataattcaatccaagttccgcgaatctaagacatttagctcactacgcagcctgcaaaaggtcttctcatctagaggcttggtaaagatatcggctagctggttctcggtgctaacatgaaacacttcgatatcccccttttgctggtggtctctcaaaaagtgatgccagatgtctatgtgctttgtgcggctgtgctcaacaggattttcggccatgcggatagcactctcattatcacataggagtgggactttgctcagattgtagccaaagtccctgagggtttgcctcatccaaagtagttgcgcgcaacactgtcctgcggcaacgtactcggcctcagcggtggatagggcaacgaaggtttgtttcttagagttccatgacaccagggaccttcctaagaattggcacgtccccgatgtactcttcctatcgaccttacatccagcatagtcggagtctgagtatccaatcaagtcaaaggtagacccctttggataccagagcccgaagcaaggcgtagcaactaaatacctcagaattcgcttcaccaccactaagtgacactccttaggatcagattgaaatctagcacacatgcatacgctaagcataatatccggtctactagcacataaataaagcaaagaacctatcatggaccggtatgctttttga
It encodes:
- the LOC109942302 gene encoding uncharacterized protein, giving the protein MQLDITVRPSSCCCGSPDASCHRDGGWLISVSFYYYFNDGISKAAKRPGLSITRESQCSMVPSGLAAPGSDGYKRPPGHQGLGFSGGGGSLGRVRGTAVSSGVRATTLPRASSGGALRRATGGDAPIAGGQASTALPNRTSGGGAP